CTTTCGAGCGGCTTTTGAATACCCGCGTGAGTTGGGAGCCGCTTCTATCGATAAGGGCCGCCAGGGCGAAAATGAAAATCGCAGAAATTCCCGGCGACGAGCCTGAAAGGATAGGCGGCGAGCGGAAATTGCAGGTTCTAAGGTGGGGTGCGGTTTTTGCCCTCCAGGTACTCGCAAACCTTGCCTGGAAGCCCGACATGCGTTAGTTTGGGAAGGCGGTTTTTTTTCGGGGAAAGTGCCGTGGCGATTACGAGGATTGATCCATGAGGGCGGTTGTTCAAAGGACCGGCGCGGCGTCGGTGGAAGTTGACGGAGGGCGCATCGCGGAAATCGAAAAGGGGCTCTTGGTCCTTCTTGGGGTGGCTTGCGGCGACACCGAAAAGGACGCGGAATTCCTGGCTGAAAAAATATCGGGGCTCAGGATTTTTGAAGACGATAACGGCAAGATGAATCTTTCGGTGAAGGATGTTGGGGGCGAAGTTCTCGTGGTCTCCCAGTTCACCCTTTTGGGCGACTGCAAAAAAGGAAAGCGCCCCTCTTTCATGGCGGCGGCCCCGCCCCAAGAGGCCGAGCGCCTTTATCTTCATTTCGCCGGATGCGTCGAGACGCTTGGAGTTCCGGTAAAAACCGGGCGGTTCCGCGCCATGATGGATGTGGCACTGGTAAACCGGGGGCCGGTTACTCTCATCATTGATAGCAAATAGCCTACGGGAGAAGTTCATGTCCAAACCCCTCACGAAAAAGGACGCCCAGGAAATCGCCAAGAAGCTTTCCTTAAAGCCAAGGCTCGCCTGGGACGAGATGAGCGAAAAAGAAAGGGACGACGCCTTCGCCCTTTGCGAAATTTACAAGGCCTTCCTGGACGCCGGAAAAACCGAGCGGGAGGCCGCAGCCTTTTTGGGCGCAAGGGCCGCCGAGCTTGGCTTTGTTTCGCTCACCCGCGAAAACCCCGGAAACAAATTCGCCAGGAGCTACGGCAACAAGTGCCTGGCCCTGGCCCATCTGGGCGATAGCGGCCCGGACGCCGGTTTTCTGATCGTCGCCGCCCACATTGATTCGCCGAGGCTCGATCTGAAGCCCAATCCCCTCTACGAGGAGGCCGAGGTAGCCTTTTTGAAGACCCATTACTACGGCGGAATCCATAAGTACCAGTGGCTGGCCCGGCCCCTTGCCATGCACGGCAGGGTGATAAGGAAGGACGGCTCCAAGCTGGATTTCGTCCTGGGCGAATCCGAAGACGACCCGGTTTTCACCATTCTTGATATCCTTCCTCATCTTGCGGCGGACGTTTACGGCGGCAAGGTGGTTGGTAAGGCATTCGAGGCGGAGAAGCTGAACATCGTTCTGGGAACCCTTCCACTTGGCCCGGATGACGTGAAGGATCGCATCAAAATCCATGCCTTGAAACTTCTGAACGAGAAATACGGCATCGTGGAGGAGGACCTGGTCACCTCGGAAATCGAGGTGGTGCCCGCAGGCCGCGCCCGTGACGTGGGCCTGGATCGGAGCCTCGTGGGCTCCTACGGCCAGGACGACCGAATCTGCGCCTTCGCCGCCGTCGAAGCCCTGTTTTCCCTCAAGAATCACAGGCATACGGCGGTGGTTTTCCTCTTCGACAAGGAGGAGATCGGAAGCGAAGGACGGACAAGCGCCAAGAGCCACATCGTGCTGGATTTTCTGTCGGACCTCCTGGAAAAGCAGGGCTCCGCCTGCGACGACCGGGCGCTCCGGCGGGCGCTTCTGAAGGCCAAGGCCCTTTCCGGCGATGTGAACGGGGCCTTCGACCCGGATTACCAGTCCGTCCACGAAAAGAAAAATGCAGCCAAGCTGGGCCACGGGGTCTGCATAACCAAGTACACCGGCTCGCGCGGAAAAAGCGGCGCAAACGACGCCTCCGCCGAATACATGGCCGAAATCGTGAAGATTTTCAACGACAACAAGGTTGTGTGGCAGACCGGAGAACTGGGCAGGGTGGACGCGGGCGGCGGCGGCACGGTGGCCAAGTTCCTGGCCCAGTACGGCATGGAAATCGTTGACTGCGGCCCGGCGATTTTAGCCATGCACTCGCCCTTCGAGGTGGCCTCCAAGGCCGACGTGGCCATGACCACAAAGGCGTACAGGGCTTTTATGCAGCACGGCTAACAGGCTGTCGAAAAACGCGATCCGCTGTGTTGTGCTTCAAAGCCAATTCCGTCACGTACTTTTAGTACGCTTGACTCATCGGCTTTTCGTACGCCTTGCGGCTCATCGTTTTTCATCAGCCTGTATGATTGGTGTTTTTCAAAAGGCAGTCAAGCAGAGTTAAGATAATTGGGGCGAAAATGAAAATCAAGGTGGTTTTAGGAGCTTTTGTCCTTCTGATTATCGCAAGTGCCGCCCACGCGTCGCTTCCCCAGAACATCGCGCGCCTTTTGGGAAGCAACGACTCCCTGTACGTCGCCGATGAAAAGGGCCGGGAAATCTATTCATACAAGGCCGACGAGCCTCGTGTCCCGGCCTCCACCATAAAGGTGCTGACGGCCATTGCGGCCCTGGAAACCCTGGGTGCGGATTTCCGCTTTCCCACGGATTTTTACGCGAGAGGCAACGACACCATTGTGATGAAGGGCTACGGCGACCCCTTTTGGGTCTCGGAGGTGATTGAGGACGCCGCGTGCGGGCTGGGCAAAAAAATCGGCGGCAAAAGGCCGAACCTGGTTCTGGACGACACCTATTTTCAAAAGCCCATGATCGTTCCGGGGGCGGTTAAAAGCACCAACCCCTATGATTCGCCGGTGGGCGCGCTTTGCGCCAACTTCAACACCGTTATGTTCCGCTACGGCGCGGGCAACCAGCCGGAAAGCGACGAGGACCAGACGCCCCTGATCCCCTTTGCGGAAAGCCTTATCAGGGCCAGAAACCTGCCGCCGGGGCGCGTTCTCCTGGCAGCCGAGCGCGGCGAGGCCACCCTTTACGCCGGAAACCTTTTTTCGTGGTTTTACAAAAAATGCGGCAACGATTCCTTTCAGAACGTTGCCCTTGGAGCGGTGGCGCCCGGCGACAAGCCGGTTTACCGGTCGCTATCCCCTTACGGACTTGAGGAGATGATCGGAAAACTTCTGGCCACGTCCAGTAACTTCATGACCAACCAGATATTTCTTGCAGCAGGCGCAAAGGTGATGGGGGCGCCCGCCTCCTTTGACAAGGGGGCGGCTGTTGTCAGAAAGTTCGCCGAAGACAAACTGGGCATCAAGGATTTAAGGCTGGTGGAGGGCTCCGGGCTTTCAAGGGAAAACCGCATGACCGCACGGCAGATGGACAGGGTTCTGGCGAGATTTTACCCGTACCGGGGACTCATGAAGGAAAAGGACGGAATCCGGTTCAAGACCGGAACCCTTACCGGCATAAGCGGGCGAGCGGGCTACGTGGACGTGACCGACGAAAAGGGCGGAGTGGAAAAATGCTATCGCGTCACGGTTTTCTGCAACTCCGGCAACGGATCCCAAAGGGTCATCGAACAGGTCGCGCGCTCGTTACGAGATAGGGGGCAGTCTCAGGACCGCTGGTGATATAGGCAAAGGCCGAATGATTGTGGATGGACTCGAAATTTTCGGCGGAAACCGAAAACCAGGTGATGTTTTCGTCGTGGTTCAATTTGTCTGCCACGTCCCGCACTATGTCCTCAACAAACTTGGGGTTGTTGAACGCCTTTTCCGTCACGAATTTTTCATCGGGCCGCTTTAAAACCGAGAACACGTCGCAGGATGCCGCCTGCTCCACAAGCTCTATCATGTCCTCTATCCACACCATCTTGTCGAAGCGCACCGAAAGCCGCACCTCGCCGCGCTGGTTGTGCGCGCCGCCGTCGCTGATCTCCTTTGAGCAGGGGCAGACCGAGGTGATGGGCACGATGACTTCCAGGACCATGTCGATCTTGTCGTCCGGCCCTGAAAATCCCATTATGCGGCAGGTGTAGTCCATGAGGCCGAAGCTCTTGGTGACAGGGGCCTCCTTGCCTATGAAATAGGGAAAGAGGATTTCCACGTGGCTGGACTGGGCGTTCAAGTGCTCCTTCATCCGCACCAAAAGGTTGGCGAAGGATCGAAGGCTCACCTGGGGCTTGAATTCGTGGAAAAGCTCCACGAACCGGCTCATGTGGGTGCCCTTGTACTCGTGGGGAAGATCCACGTACATGCTGACCGAGGCCACCGACTGCTGGAACCGGTTCTTGCGGTCAAGCACGGTGATGGGGTAACGCATGTTCTTTATTCCCACCTTGTTGATGGGAATATTGCGGTCATCCGGGCGGTTTTGAACGTCTTGCATTAACGTGGCCAATTCAAATTAAAGCAAAAGATAATCCGGCCGCACGTTTCCGAGCGCCCGGAAGATGTTTCCCCGAATTTTTCTGTTGGACCGGTAAAGCGTATCCAAGAGGCCCTTGATTTCGCCCCGTTTGGATATTTTTGAGCTTGGGCAGGCCATGTGGAATTCCGGAAAATTCATGGACCCGGAAAACCTGGCTATCCGGGCCTCCTCCACATAGGCCAGCGGCCTTATCACCGTGAAGGCCCCCTTGAAAAACTCCTGCTTTGGCCTCATTGTGGCGATTTCGCCCGCGTAGCAGACGTTTATGAAAAACGTCTCTATTATGTCGTCCTTGTGGTGCCCAAGGGCCAGCTTATTGCAGCCAAGCTCTTTTGCCATCTCGAAGAGCCTTTTGCGCCTAAGCCGCGAGCACAAAAAACACGGATTTTCGCGGTTTTCCTCGCTGTGGGCCAGGGGGCCGAAATTTTCATCGGCTACTTTCAAGGGCCAGCCGCGCCCGTTGAACCACTCGAAGAGTTTTCCGCTATCGCCGCCCTCAAAGCCCGGATTCACGTGGATTGCGCAAATCTCGTACTTTATGGGTATCCGGGCCAGGCGCTCCTGCAAAATCCAGTAGAGGGCAAGGCTGTCCTTGCCCCCGGATACGCCCACAGCCACGCGGTCGCCGTCTTCAAGCATTTCGTACTGAGCCAGGGCCTGGCCCACCTGGCGGTTGATGGCCGCGTAAAGGCTTCTGGGAACGCCTGCCGCAGTGAGCTTGCGGAACCGGCCCGCCATGTTGAAGGCTATTTCCTGTCTTCGGGATCGGTCACGAAAACCTTGTCAGCCGCGATTTCCCGCAAGGCCACCACTATGTCCTCGTTTTTGGGGGAGGCCACCAGGTATTCGTGCCCTTCGCGCATCTGCCGCACCCTCTTGGCCGCAAGATGAACCAGAACGAACCTGTTGGGTACGCGCTTCAAACAATCGTCAATGGTGATACGGGCCATGATCAATCCTTCCCTTTCGCGCCCTGGCGCGGCCATTTTGCCGGTTCGCCGCATGGATGGGCATTCGCCCGAAAGCCACGACGGCTTAAACTCTTTTTTATATGACGAAACCATAAAATCGTCAAACAAATTCGCAAGAGGATCGTGCGCGATGAAGGATGGAGGCGCTCAGGCGGGGACTCACGGGGATTTGATCGGTTTATATCAAGTTGCATTCAACCGGTTAAGATTCAACGTAATGCCATTTAGTGACCACAAACTCTTGGCGGGTGCGCAGCACACGCCTAAAAATAAGGGGGGGGTCGGGGGGCCTTCGGCCCCCCCGGCCGCCGGAGGCGCATCTATTGCTTTTACTGTATTGCTTGCAGCTTGGTATTAGACAGCTATTTTCAGCCTTCGAGGCTTTCCCAGCAGAAAATTTCGCCGGACCGGATGAGGCTTGCAGCCTTGGCTGTTTCCACCACTTCCGCAAGATCGGTGTCCAAAAGAACTGCGGAAAGCCCCTGGGCCGCAAGCATGGCCAGATAGGTCTTTTGCAGGAGGATTTTTTTGGGGCGTGGGCCGGGGCCGGTTGTGAGGTTGGAAAGGCCGACAAGGGTCCTGGCGTGAAAACCCAATACTTCGGGCAAAAGCCTTATGGTGGAAAGCACTTCCCTTGCCTGGGAAAGCCCGTCCTGCCAGACAAGGGGAGGGCATATGGGGTCGAACATGATGCGTTCTGGCGCGATGCCCATGCCGGTCAGTTTGGTGAAGATTTCCGAGGATATAGCGAGCCTTCCTTCGGCGTCGGGCGGAACCTGGCTTTTCGGCGTAAGAAGATAGGCCACGAGGTCTGCGTCGTGGCGAAGGGCCAGGGGGGCTATGAGGCGCAGTTTTTCCGGCTCCAGGGAAACGCCGTTGATTATGGGCCGCCCGTTTCTTGAGGCAGCGAGCCCGGCTTGCAAGGCTTCGTGGTTTACTGTGTCCAGGCTTACGCGAAGAGGAACCGCCTTTTCCACGGCGCGCACCAGAAAGGCCATGCCGTTGGGGTCGCGGGCAAGGGGGCCGGTGTTGATGTCGATAACATCCGCCCCGGCCCGTTGGGCCGCCAGTGCCATTTCCGCCACGGGTTCCGGGTCTTTCCGCAAAAGAGCTTCGGCCACGGCCTTTCTGGTGATTCGTATGGTATCGCTGATTATGAGCATTTTTCAGCAGTCCAGCACGGCGCGCACCTTTTTGGCGATTTCATCCACGGAAAAGGGCTTCTGGAGAAAATGGACACCCTCGTCCAGGATTCCGTGATGGGCTATGGCGTTGGCCGTGTAGCCCGACATGTAGAGGCATTTCACGCCTGGGCGCAGCTGGTTGAACTTGCCGAGCAGGTCCCTGCCGCTCATCTCCGGCATTACCACGTCGGTGATCAGAAGATGGATGGGGCCCGCGTGCGCGCTTGCCAGTTGAAGGGCCATTTCGGGGGACGTGGCCGAAAGGACCGTGTATCCAAGCTTTTCAAGGAGCTTCTTTACGAGCCTCAGCAAGGCTCCCTCGTCCTCCACAAGCAAAAGCACCTCGTCGCCGCCGGTTGCTTCCTTGGGCGCAATTGCCTGGTCTTCGTCAGCCTCGAAGGCCTCGTGAAGCGGCATGTAAATCTTGAACGTGGTGCTTTCGCCTGGTTCGCTGTAAACGTTTATGAACCCGTTGTTCTGCTTCACAATCCCGTAAACCATGGAAAGCCCGAGGCCTGTTCCCTTGCCCACTTCCTTGGTGGTGTAGAAGGGCTCGAAGATTTTTGCCAGGATGTCCTTTTCCATGCCGCAGCCGTTGTCGCTGACAGCCAGCATCACGTAATAACCCGGAGCGCTGCCCGGATTGAGCGCGCAGTGGTCCTCGTTGAAATGCACGTTTTTGGTTTCTATGGTAACCTTGCCGACACCACCTATGGCGTCTTTGGCGTTGACCAGAAGGTTGGCAAGAAGCTGGTCCAGCTGGGACGGATCCATCTTGACCTTGCCGAGCTTCTGGGCCGGCCTCCATAAAAGGTCTATGTCCTCGCCCAGAAGCCTTCTAAGCATCTTGAGGAGCTTTTCCACGGTTTCGTTCAGATCGAGGACCTTGGGAGCTATCGTCTGCTTTCGGGCAAAGGCCAGAAGCTGCTTGGTAAGCTCTCTGGAGCGGTTGGCGGCGTTCTTGATTTCAAACAGACTTTCGGATAGCGGGGTGCCTGGTCCGGCCTCCTCCAGGGCAAAACCCGTGTTGCCCAAAATTACCTGGAGCATGTTGTTGAAATCATGCGCGACCCCCCCGGCAAGCTGGCCAATTGCCTCCATCTTCTGGGCCTGCCTTAGCTGCTCCTCGCTGCGCTCGAGATTTTTCTTGGCCTGCTGGTCGCGCAGAAACATTCCGTAAAGCTCCGCGATGCGCCGTATGGCCTCCAGGTCCTCCGCCGTGTAATCCCTCGGGGAATTGGTAAGGGATATCTGGCCTAAGAGATTGTTTTCCACAATCACCGGAACAGTGAGAAAATTTTTAAGAGCGATGTGACCCGGCGGAACCCCCTTGGAAGCCGGATGTTCGGAAGGAGCGTTGGTGAAGAAGGGTTTCCGGGTATTCAAGGCTTCGCCCCATAACCCGGCGTATTTTCCGTCAGGCCCTATGGGGAAAACCAATTGCTTGTCCTGCCTGGCCGGGTGGTTGTCGTTGCCCATCATGGCGGAAATTGTGTGGATGCAGAGTTCACCTGTGGCGGTATTTATCGAGCCGACAAAGCCGTGAGGGCTTTGGGTCAGGAACCGGGCATGGCGCAAAATGGTGAAGGCGACATTCTCGATCAGGGCGTCTGTTTTCAAAAGCCCGGCGGCGATTTCTGCAAGGGCCGAATCCACGGCGGATTTTT
This region of Deltaproteobacteria bacterium genomic DNA includes:
- a CDS encoding GTP cyclohydrolase I FolE2, producing the protein MQDVQNRPDDRNIPINKVGIKNMRYPITVLDRKNRFQQSVASVSMYVDLPHEYKGTHMSRFVELFHEFKPQVSLRSFANLLVRMKEHLNAQSSHVEILFPYFIGKEAPVTKSFGLMDYTCRIMGFSGPDDKIDMVLEVIVPITSVCPCSKEISDGGAHNQRGEVRLSVRFDKMVWIEDMIELVEQAASCDVFSVLKRPDEKFVTEKAFNNPKFVEDIVRDVADKLNHDENITWFSVSAENFESIHNHSAFAYITSGPETAPYLVTSARPVR
- a CDS encoding tRNA 2-thiocytidine(32) synthetase TtcA; the protein is MAGRFRKLTAAGVPRSLYAAINRQVGQALAQYEMLEDGDRVAVGVSGGKDSLALYWILQERLARIPIKYEICAIHVNPGFEGGDSGKLFEWFNGRGWPLKVADENFGPLAHSEENRENPCFLCSRLRRKRLFEMAKELGCNKLALGHHKDDIIETFFINVCYAGEIATMRPKQEFFKGAFTVIRPLAYVEEARIARFSGSMNFPEFHMACPSSKISKRGEIKGLLDTLYRSNRKIRGNIFRALGNVRPDYLLL
- a CDS encoding D-alanyl-D-alanine carboxypeptidase is translated as MKIKVVLGAFVLLIIASAAHASLPQNIARLLGSNDSLYVADEKGREIYSYKADEPRVPASTIKVLTAIAALETLGADFRFPTDFYARGNDTIVMKGYGDPFWVSEVIEDAACGLGKKIGGKRPNLVLDDTYFQKPMIVPGAVKSTNPYDSPVGALCANFNTVMFRYGAGNQPESDEDQTPLIPFAESLIRARNLPPGRVLLAAERGEATLYAGNLFSWFYKKCGNDSFQNVALGAVAPGDKPVYRSLSPYGLEEMIGKLLATSSNFMTNQIFLAAGAKVMGAPASFDKGAAVVRKFAEDKLGIKDLRLVEGSGLSRENRMTARQMDRVLARFYPYRGLMKEKDGIRFKTGTLTGISGRAGYVDVTDEKGGVEKCYRVTVFCNSGNGSQRVIEQVARSLRDRGQSQDRW
- a CDS encoding aminopeptidase, whose amino-acid sequence is MSKPLTKKDAQEIAKKLSLKPRLAWDEMSEKERDDAFALCEIYKAFLDAGKTEREAAAFLGARAAELGFVSLTRENPGNKFARSYGNKCLALAHLGDSGPDAGFLIVAAHIDSPRLDLKPNPLYEEAEVAFLKTHYYGGIHKYQWLARPLAMHGRVIRKDGSKLDFVLGESEDDPVFTILDILPHLAADVYGGKVVGKAFEAEKLNIVLGTLPLGPDDVKDRIKIHALKLLNEKYGIVEEDLVTSEIEVVPAGRARDVGLDRSLVGSYGQDDRICAFAAVEALFSLKNHRHTAVVFLFDKEEIGSEGRTSAKSHIVLDFLSDLLEKQGSACDDRALRRALLKAKALSGDVNGAFDPDYQSVHEKKNAAKLGHGVCITKYTGSRGKSGANDASAEYMAEIVKIFNDNKVVWQTGELGRVDAGGGGTVAKFLAQYGMEIVDCGPAILAMHSPFEVASKADVAMTTKAYRAFMQHG
- a CDS encoding DNA-directed RNA polymerase subunit omega, encoding MARITIDDCLKRVPNRFVLVHLAAKRVRQMREGHEYLVASPKNEDIVVALREIAADKVFVTDPEDRK
- a CDS encoding D-tyrosyl-tRNA(Tyr) deacylase, with translation MRAVVQRTGAASVEVDGGRIAEIEKGLLVLLGVACGDTEKDAEFLAEKISGLRIFEDDNGKMNLSVKDVGGEVLVVSQFTLLGDCKKGKRPSFMAAAPPQEAERLYLHFAGCVETLGVPVKTGRFRAMMDVALVNRGPVTLIIDSK
- a CDS encoding dihydropteroate synthase yields the protein MLIISDTIRITRKAVAEALLRKDPEPVAEMALAAQRAGADVIDINTGPLARDPNGMAFLVRAVEKAVPLRVSLDTVNHEALQAGLAASRNGRPIINGVSLEPEKLRLIAPLALRHDADLVAYLLTPKSQVPPDAEGRLAISSEIFTKLTGMGIAPERIMFDPICPPLVWQDGLSQAREVLSTIRLLPEVLGFHARTLVGLSNLTTGPGPRPKKILLQKTYLAMLAAQGLSAVLLDTDLAEVVETAKAASLIRSGEIFCWESLEG